The DNA window AGGTCACCGGGGAGCAGGCTGGCCACGCCGACGGTCTGGCCCCTGGCCGCCAGCGCCGCATACTGGACCTTCGAGGTGCGGGGGATGGCCACCCCGGCACGGGCGTAGGAGGAGCTGGTCAGCCCCGAGCAGTCGAACTCGTTCGGCCCGGTCGCGCCCCAGCGGTACGGGGCGCCGAGCTGGGCCAGGGCGATCTCGACCGCCCGCTTGGCCGCCGGTGCGGCCTTGGTGGCGTCGACCACGATGCGGCCGCTCGCCTGGGCTCCGGCCATGAACTGGGCGAAGGCGGTCCGGCGGCCCGCCTCCTCGCGCGCCCGGGCCTCCTCGATCAGCCGCTTCATCTGCTTGTCCATGGTCCGCAGCTCGGCCTCGAGCCTGGCCGCGAGCGCCCGGGCCTCGGCCTCCTTGGCCGCGAGGTCCTGGGCCATGCGCGCCTGCGCGAGCAGCTTGGCCTGGAGCTCGGCGTTGAGCGCGTCGACCTTGGCCTTGGCCGCCAGCGTCCGCTTGACCAGGGCCAGGTCGGCCTCGATCACGGCCTTCTGCAGCGGCAGGCGCCGCAGCGCCTCGGCCGGGTCGCCAGCTCCGATCAGCTCGGACAGGTAGGAGGCCGGGCCCTCGATGTAGGTGCTGCGGATGCGCTCGTCGAGCTGCTGGCGGACGGTGGCGTGGTCACGGTCGGCCGCGGCACGGCGCTGCTCGATCCTGGCCGCCTCGGCGAGCAGCTCGACCCCGTTGGCGTAGGCCTCCTTCAGCTCCTCGGCGAGCTGCTCGAGGCGCTCGTTCTGGCTGTCGATCCCGGCGCGCAGGACAGCCGCCTTGGCCCGGAGCTGCTCGACGCCTGGCTGGCCGCCGGGGGCCGCCAGGGAGGCCGGGATCATGAGGAGCCCGCAGGCCACCGCCAGCACCCAGGCGAGGACCGCGCCTGGCAACCGCCGCGTCCAGGGAAAGGCGGCGCCTGACAGTCGCCGCACCAAGGCCAGGGCAGCGCCTGGCAGCCACCGCCGCACCAAGGCCAGGGCAGCGCCTGGCAGCCACCGCCGCGTCCAGGGCAGGCGCGGGGACGGCCTGGAGCCTCGTGTCGGTGCCATCGGCGCTGCCCCTTTGCTCGGATCTGGCGTCACCGTGCGTTCGGCGGGACCGGCCCGGGCGGATCGCACTGCCGAACAACTCGGTGGAACTACGTAGGAAATTTCAGTAGCCGCCCAGCGTCCGTGGGCCCAGGCGCACCGAACGCCCAGACGGATGCTCCGGAGAGCCAGCCGTGGCCCCGCCGAGGAGGGAAGCGATGGGACGTCACCGGATCCGCAAGCTCGCGGGCGCTGCCGCGGGCGCTGCCATGGTCGCGGTCGCCTTTGCGGCGGCGATGCTGCCGGGGGTCGCGAGTGCCGCGCCGCGGCAGGCCATGGTCCGGATCGCGCACTTCTCGCCCGACGCCGAGTACGTCGACGTCTACGTCGTCACCCTCAACCGCCAGCAGATGTTCCCGAACGTCTTCTACAAGAACGTCTCGGCCTACTGGGCCGTCAGCCCCGGCCCGTTCACCTACGAAGTGCGCCCGGCGGGAGTGCCGGCGACCACCAAGCCGGTCGTCCGGCTGACCGGCGACCTCGAGCCCGGCGCCTCCTACACGGTGGTCGCGGTGGGCAAGAAGACCGACCTGAACGCCGTGCTCCTCTCCGACGACATGTCGCCCACCGGCCGGGACAGCACCAAGGTCCGGTTCCTGGACGCGGCCGTGGACCTGCCGCCCCTGGACATCGCCGTGGCAGGCAAGGTGGTGTCGGCTGGGGTGTCGTTCCCGTCGTCCACCGGGTACCAGCAGCTCCCCACCGGCCGGGTGCGGCTCGAGGCGCGCAGGGCCGGCGGAGCCGAAGTCCTGATCCGCGACGAGCTGAGCCTCAAGGCGGGCACGGTCAACTCAGTAGCGCTGATCGGCGGGGCCGGCCAGCCCCGCGAGGCGTTCCGCTTCGCCGACGCCACCGGGGTGCGTACCATGCCGAGCGGCGCGCTGCGCACGGGCGGCGGGGGCACGGCACCGCTCCCGCAGCCGGCCGGCACCCCCGCCGGGCTGCCGGCCACGGCCGGCAGGCTGCTGACCACGGCCGGCATGGCTGCCGGGCTGCCGGCCACGGCCGGCACGGCTGCCGGGCTGCTGACCGCGGCGGGAATGGTCGCCGGACTGCTGGCCACGGCCGGCGTGGCCGCCCTGGGCGGCGCGGCCCTGGCCCTGGCGGCCCTGGCCTGGTGCGGCGTCCGGGCGCCGCTGGGGCCCGAGCTGACGGTGCGCCGGCGCGGGCCCGCCCGGCTGGGCTTGGCCGCCGCCACGGCGGCCCTTGCCCTCCTGCTCGGGGCCTGCGCCCAGCGCACCGCAGCCGGTGCGGGCGCCCCTGGCTCGGCGCCTGCACCGGCCACCACCATCCCGGCCGTCCCGGCCCCGCCCGACGCGACCGCCTCAGCCCCACCCGACGCGACCGCCTCAGCCCCACCCGACGCGAGCGCCTCGACCGCCTCAGCCGCGAGCGTCTTGTCTGCCTCGGCCAAGGCGCTCCGCATGGAGGTCGCGCCGCTGCCCAGCCAAGTCACCAGCCCCGGGCCGCCGTCCCCGCCCGTGCGGGTGTCGATCCCCGTGATCGGGGTGCGCTCGTCGCTCGTCCGCCTCGGTCTGGCCACCGACGGCTCGATGGAGGTCCCGGTGCGCTACGGCCAGGCCGGCTGGTTCGCCCAAGGCACACTGCCAGGCGAGACCGGGCCGGCGGTGATCGCCGGGCACCTCGACTCGGAGAGGGGACCGGCCGTGTTCTACCGCCTGCGAGACCTCCGCCGGGGCGACACCATCCAGGTCGACCGGGCCGACGGCGTCCGGCTCCGGTTCGTGGTCGAGGAGCGGGTTCAGTACCCCAAGGCGTCCTTTCCCCCCGAGGCCGTGTTCGGCCCGGTGCCGTGGGCCACCCTCCGCCTGGTCACCTGCGGGGGTGAGTTCGACCGGGCCAGGCGGAGCTACCGCGACAACGTCGTCGTCTACGCCCGGCTCGCGGGCTCCTCCCGCTGAGCCGAGGCTCCCGGGGCGCGGCCACCGCGGCGGAGGCCCGCGCCCCGGGACCCACCCGACCCGTGAGCCCGTCCCGCCTGGGACCGCTTGGCCTGCCTGGCGTTCCGCTCCCCTGGCCAAGCCGTCCTTGGCCTGCCTGGCGTTCCGCTCCCGAGCCCAGCTTGGTTGCTCCCGAGCCCGGCTTGGTTGTCGCCAGGCTCGGCGGGACCGTACACCGTGGCTGTGACACCCAGCCCGGCCTGACGATGGGCGTCCCTGCACCGCTCTGAACGGCGGCGCACCGCGACGCGAGCAGGTACCGTCGTCGGCACGACCGGCGACCTGGCTGGGACGCCAAGGAGGTGGCGGTGGCAGGCGAGCTGCGAACGGCCGGGACCGAGCCGGCTCCGCTCTGGACCCCGTCCAGGGAGCGGATCCTCCGCTCCAACCTCGTCCGGTACGAGCACTGGCTCGTCGAGCACCGCGGGCTCGACTTCCACACCTACGACGACCTGTGGCGCTGGTCGGTCACCGACCTCGACGGGTTCTGGACTTCGATCTGGGAGTTCTTCGAGGTCGGGGACGGGCACGCGCCCGCTCCGGCCCTGGAGGAACGTCGGATGCCGGGCACCCGCTGGTTCCCGGGCGCGGAGCTGAGCTACGCCGAGCACGCGCTCCGCCGCCGCGACCAGCACCCGGCGATCATCTTCGGGTCCGAGGACGGCACGCTCGGCACGATCACCTACGCCGAGCTGTACCAGCAGGTGGCCAGGGCCGCCGCAGGGCTGCGGCGGCTCGGCGTGACCCGGGGCGACCGGGTGGTCGCCTACCTGCCCAACGTGCCCGAGACTGCGGTCGCCTTCCTGGCCACCGCCAGCATCGGCGCGATCTGGTCGAGCTGCGCCCCCGAGTTCGGGGTCTCCAGCGTCACCGACCGGTTCCAGCAGATCGAGCCCACGGTGCTGCTGGCCGTGGAGGGTTACCGCTACAACGGCAAGGTCCACGACCGCCGGCAGGCGCTGGCCCAGATCCGCGACCGACTGCCGACCCTGCGGGCCACCGTGCTGGTCCCCTCGCCGGGCGCCGGGGCCGCGGGGCCGGGCGAGCCCGGGCCAGCAGGGTCGTCCGCCGCGGGGCCGGGCGAGCCGGGGCCAGGAGGGTCCGCCGCGGGGCGGGCCGCCCCCGGCGAGGTGATCGCCTGGGCCGACCTGCTCGCGGGCGACCCCGGCCCGCTCTCCTTCGAGCCGGTCCCCTTCGACCACCCGCTCTGGGTGCTGTACTCGTCGGGCACCACCGGGCTACCCAAGCCGATCGTCCAGGGCCACGGCGGGATCCTGCTCGAGCACCTCAAGGGGATCTCCCTGCACCTCGACCTGACCGCCGAGGACCGGTTCTTCTGGTTCACCACCACCGGCTGGATGATGTGGAA is part of the Actinomycetes bacterium genome and encodes:
- a CDS encoding class F sortase, producing the protein MGRHRIRKLAGAAAGAAMVAVAFAAAMLPGVASAAPRQAMVRIAHFSPDAEYVDVYVVTLNRQQMFPNVFYKNVSAYWAVSPGPFTYEVRPAGVPATTKPVVRLTGDLEPGASYTVVAVGKKTDLNAVLLSDDMSPTGRDSTKVRFLDAAVDLPPLDIAVAGKVVSAGVSFPSSTGYQQLPTGRVRLEARRAGGAEVLIRDELSLKAGTVNSVALIGGAGQPREAFRFADATGVRTMPSGALRTGGGGTAPLPQPAGTPAGLPATAGRLLTTAGMAAGLPATAGTAAGLLTAAGMVAGLLATAGVAALGGAALALAALAWCGVRAPLGPELTVRRRGPARLGLAAATAALALLLGACAQRTAAGAGAPGSAPAPATTIPAVPAPPDATASAPPDATASAPPDASASTASAASVLSASAKALRMEVAPLPSQVTSPGPPSPPVRVSIPVIGVRSSLVRLGLATDGSMEVPVRYGQAGWFAQGTLPGETGPAVIAGHLDSERGPAVFYRLRDLRRGDTIQVDRADGVRLRFVVEERVQYPKASFPPEAVFGPVPWATLRLVTCGGEFDRARRSYRDNVVVYARLAGSSR
- a CDS encoding NlpC/P60 family protein produces the protein MPGAVLAWVLAVACGLLMIPASLAAPGGQPGVEQLRAKAAVLRAGIDSQNERLEQLAEELKEAYANGVELLAEAARIEQRRAAADRDHATVRQQLDERIRSTYIEGPASYLSELIGAGDPAEALRRLPLQKAVIEADLALVKRTLAAKAKVDALNAELQAKLLAQARMAQDLAAKEAEARALAARLEAELRTMDKQMKRLIEEARAREEAGRRTAFAQFMAGAQASGRIVVDATKAAPAAKRAVEIALAQLGAPYRWGATGPNEFDCSGLTSSSYARAGVAIPRTSKVQYAALAARGQTVGVASLLPGDLVFYAYNPADPATIHHVGMYVGHGLMVEAPYTGAFVRTASVWRRDLVGAVRPVPALRP